One Lycium barbarum isolate Lr01 chromosome 5, ASM1917538v2, whole genome shotgun sequence genomic window carries:
- the LOC132641614 gene encoding probable U3 small nucleolar RNA-associated protein 7, with product MVVKVEKITPKKINPVTDEVISEEMDMAKKKYLRGEGTDLKALKDKKLQGQLAVKEDLYGKSAAAAAKAEKWLMPSEGGYLEGDGIEKTWRIKQDAIANEVDILSSRKQFDIVLPDFGPYTLEFTPSGRYMAAAGRKGHIAIVDMKNMNAIKELQVRETVRDVVFLHNEQFFAAAQKKYPYIYNRDGTELHCLKEHGAVLKLQFLRNHFLLATINKFGQLRYQDVTTGQMVSNLRTGLGRTDVMQVNPFNGVVAVGHSGGTVSMWKPTSAAPLVKMLCHPGPVTALAFHPNGHLMATAGMERKIKIWDLRKFEVLQTLPGHCKALDFSQKGLLATATGSFVQVFGDLSGSQNYSRYMTHSVAKGCQVKKVAFRPYEDVLGIGHSMGWSSILIPGSGEPNFDSWVANPFETSKQRREKEVRSLLDKLPPETIMLDPTKIGSVRPARKKENPTKEEREAEMEAAIEEAKNIPVKKKTKGRSKPSKIAKKKQEAVEKAKKPFLEQHMKKRKLTEETQLPKSLERFVRKKAVA from the exons ATGGTGGTGAAAGTGGAGAAAATAACTCCAAAGAAAATTAATCCTGTTACAGATGAG GTCATTTCTGAAGAGATGGATATGGCAAAAAAGAAATACCTTAGAGGTGAAGGAACGGACTTGAAG GCATTGAAAGATAAAAAATTACAGGGTCAGCTTGCTGTGAAAGAAGATTTGTATGGAAAATCTGCAGCAGCTGCCGCGAAGGCTGAGAAG TGGCTTATGCCAAGTGAGGGTGGTTATCTAGAGGGTGATGGTATTGAGAAGACGTGGAGAATAAAGCAGGACGCAATTGCCAATGAAGTTGACATCTTGAGCTCTAGGAAACAATTTGATATCGTCTTACCAG ATTTTGGTCCTTACACTCTTGAATTCACCCCTAGCGGTCGCTACATGGCTGCAGCTGGACGCAAGGGTCATATTGCTATTGTAGATATGAAAAACATGAATGCCATTAAAGAACTACAG GTTAGGGAAACTGTGCGTGATGTAGTCTTCTTGCATAATGAACAGTTTTTCGCTGCTGCTCAAAAGAA GTACCCGTATATATACAATAGAGATGGCACGGAGCTCCACTGCCTGAAG GAACACGGTGCTGTGCTAAAGCTTCAGTTTTTAAGGAATCACTTCCTTTTGGCTACTATAAACAAATTTGGTCAGCTGCGTTATCAGGATGTTACCACTGGACAGATGGTATCTAATCTTCGAACTGGCTTGGGTCGTACTGATGTCATGCAAGTGAATCCCTTCAACGGTGTAGTTGCTGTCGGCCATTCTGGTGGGACCGTCAGCATGTGGAAGCCTACAAGTGCTGCTCCGCTAGTGAAGATGCTGTGTCATCCTGGACCCGTCACAGCTCTAGCATTCCACCCTAACGGCCATCTAATGGCAACTGCCGGTATGGAGAGGAAAATAAAGATTTGGGATCTGAGAAAATTTGAGGTTCTACAAACATTACCGGGTCATTGCAAGGCCTTGGATTTTAGTCAAAAAGGTTTACTTGCGACTGCAACCGGATCCTTTGTACAAGTTTTCGGAGATCTTTCTGGATCTCAGAATTATAGCCGTTATATGACCCATTCTGTTGCGAAAGGATGCCAAGTAAAGAAGGTGGCGTTCAGACCATACGAAGATGTTCTAGGCATAGGGCACTCGATGGGTTGGTCTTCTATCTTAATTCCAGGATCCGGAGAACCCAACTTCGATTCTTGGGTGGCAAATCCGTTTGAAACATCTAAACAAAGAAGAGAGAAGGAAGTCCGCTCTCTTCTTGATAAACTTCCTCCAGAGACTATCATGTTGGATCCAACAAAGATTGGTTCGGTGAGACCAGCAAGGAAGAAGGAAAACCCAACAAAGGAGGAAAGAGAAGCAGAAATGGAAGCTGCTATTGAGGAAGCTAAAAATATTCCTgtgaagaagaaaacaaaaggtAGAAGCAAGCCGAGTAAAATCGCAAAGAAGAAGCAAGAAGCTGTTGAAAAAGCTAAGAAACCTTTCTTGGAGCAACACATGAAGAAGAGGAAACTCACTGAGGAAACTCAGCTTCCGAAATCTTTAGAGCGTTTCGTTAGGAAGAAGGCAGTTGCATGA